A region from the Fusarium graminearum PH-1 chromosome 4, whole genome shotgun sequence genome encodes:
- a CDS encoding UV-damage endonuclease, with amino-acid sequence MTQKRKRTGAHPPPPIPDMPDTVPRRSSRRLKESTDERTPKIDITKMASNPMKLTNTKKVKAVWDTGEGVEEAMRELSEMEHKLQDAVRTQRLAVESSDLHVKKEIAQEPSIRPKVNAPNNNNTVAARGKLNGKPKAVETAPQDEHDAELATDDMAEAKEENGVNRGANRPPPVNSDTLPLPWKGRLGYACLNTYLRNATPAVFSSRTCRISSIIEHRHPLANPDEPEHATKNRPDKSQPADNERGLKYVQELGLANARDIVKMIRWNAKYGIKFMRLSSEMFPFASHQEYGYKLAPFASEVLAEAGKVAGELNHRLTTHPGQFTQIGSPRKEVVTAAIRDLEYHDEMLSLLKLPEQLNRDAVMILHMGGTYGDKAATLDRFRENYARLSDSVKRRLVLENDDVAWSVHDLLPICEELNIPLVLDFHHHNIIFDSSIREGSKDIINLYDRIRATWTKKGITQKMHYSEQTSAAVTPRDRRKHSARVKTLPPCAPDMDLMIEAKDKEQAVFELMRTFKLPGWDTFNDMVPHERPDESRKAIKKKPKKGKKKTAEVNGEAEDDIEVPEKIVSAEDFGMGGPQGRVYWPEGMEEWLRPKKREIKKAKEGKDESPKMKEEGDED; translated from the exons ATGACGCAGAAGCGAAAAAGAACTGGCGCCCATCCACCGCCCCCGATACCCGACATGCCTGATACAGTTCCTAGACGAAGCAGTCGAAGATTGAAAGAATCTACCGATGAACGAACGCCAAAGATCGATATTACAAAGATGGCCTCTAATCCGATGAAACTTACCAACACTAAGAAAGTCAAGGCTGTATGGGATACGGGAGAAGGCGTCGAGGAAGCAATGCGAGAATTGAGCGAGATGGAGCATAAGTTACAGGATGCTGTTCGAACACAACGACTAGCGGTTGAGTCTTCGGATCTTCATGTGAAGAAAGAGATTGCCCAAGAACCTAGTATCCGACCGAAAGTAAACGCGCcgaacaacaacaacacagtCGCTGCTCGAGGGAAACTCAATGGAAAGCCAAAGGCTGTTGAAACGGCACCGCAAGATGAGCACGACGCCGAACTCGCTACAGACGACATGGCCGAAGCGAAGGAAGAAAACGGTGTCAATAGAGGTGCCAACCGACCCCCTCCAGTAAACAGCGATACACTTCCCTTGCCATGGAAAGGGCGACTGGGATAT GCTTGTTTAAATACATATCTACGCAATGCGACACCTGCTGTGTTTTCTTCCCGAACCTGCCGTATATCATCAATCATCGAGCACCGACATCCTTTAGCGAATCCAGACGAACCGGAACATGCAACTAAGAACCGCCCAGATAAGTCTCAACCTGCAGACAATGAGCGAGGTCTCAAGTATGTACAGGAGTTGGGCTTGGCGAATGCCcgagacattgtcaagatgattcGATGGAACGCCAAATACGGTATCAAATTCATGAGACTCAGCAGTGAGATGTTTCCATTTGCCAGTCACCAGGAATACGGATATAAACTGGCCCCGTTTGCGTCTGAAGTGCTAGCAGAAGCTGGCAAGGTGGCTGGAGAGCTGAACCACCGCCTCACCACCCATCCGGGACAGTTCACGCAGATTGGCAGTCCGCGTAAAGAGGTTGTTACAGCCGCTATTCGCGATTTGGAATACCACGACGAAATGCTTTCCCTTCTCAAACTACCCGAGCAACTCAACCGCGATGCAGTCATGATCCTTCACATGGGAGGCACATACGGTGACAAGGCCGCCACTCTTGATCGATTCCGGGAGAATTACGCAAGACTTTCAGATAGCGTCAAGCGACgtttggtgttggagaaTGACGACGTTGCATGGAGTGTTCATGATTTGTTGCCTATTTGTGAAGAACTCAACATTCCCCTTGTACTCGACTTTCATCACCACAACATTATCTTTGACTCGTCCATCAGAGAAGGCTCCAAAGACATCATAAACTTGTATGATCGTATCCGCGCCACCTGGACCAAGAAAGGAATTACTCAGAAAATGCACTACAGCGAGCAAACTTCTGCTGCTGTCACCCCACGAGATCGTCGCAAGCATTCGGCTCGAGTCAAGACTCTTCCCCCTTGCGCACCCGACATGGACCTCATGATTGAAGCCAAGGATAAGGAGCAGGCTGTTTTCGAGTTGATGCGCACCTTCAAGTTGCCTGGGTGGGACACCTTTAATGACATGGTACCTCACGAACGTCCAGATGAGTCACGAAAGgcaatcaagaagaagcctaagaagggaaagaagaagacagcTGAAGTCAACGGTGAAGCCGAGGATGACATAGAGGTGCCAGAAAAGATTGTAAGTGCAGAGGATTTTGGCATGGGAGGTCCCCAAGGTAGAGTTTATTGGCCAGAAGGTATGGAGGAATGGTTGCGAcccaagaagagagagataaAGAAGGcgaaggaaggaaaggatgAGAGTCCCAAGATGAAAGAGGAAGGTGATGAGGATTGA
- a CDS encoding calcium-transporting ATPase 3, whose amino-acid sequence MSQNPTEETPHVSGQSNTPMSAPAHALTYEQVAKELNANLEDGLTDQEAKGRLETAGRNEFGEQEGVQPLKIFIGQIANALTLVLILAMAASFGIQSWIEGGVVAAVIILNIVVGFLQEFQAAKTMDSLRSLSSPTASAVRNGNNQTIPTAEIVPGDMVELKTGDTIPADLRLVEAVNFETNEALLTGESLPVRKEINKVFDSDTGPGDRLNVAYSSSTVTKGRARGIVFATGIYTEIGQIAVALRGKSSKRRQPKKNAEGKVNAGRHIEAWTLTGSDAVGRFLGVNVGTPLQRKLSKLALVLLGTAIVCAIIVMAANDFKSQKEVIIYAVATGLSMIPASLIVVLTITMAAGTKRMVQRNVIVRNLKSLEALGAVTNICSDKTGTLTQGTMIVKKAWIPGRGTYSVGQTSEPFNPTVGTISLAEDQPKNIDFRDEKAEGNSIDASAQTSQDPGLMEYLNVASLANLATVHQIEGKWHARGDPTEIAMQVFASRFNWNRMRLSGGENPRWHEVAEFPFDSDVKKMSVIFMDSESQKQWVFTKGAVERVLTSCPTYAAGNEILELTDAIKDDVIANMESLARLGLRVLALASRTDIPHVEDNEAELDRGVFEKDLVFRGLIGLYDPPRPESAPSVQKCHEAGVNVHMLTGDHPETARAIALEVGILPSRINEIPKDVAKVMVMTASEFDKLSDEEIDALPLLPLVVARCAPQTKVRMIEALHRRKAFVAMTGDGVNDSPSLKRSDVGIAMGQAGSDVAKEASDIVLTDDNFASILNAVEEGRRMFDNIQKFILHVLAENIAQACTLLIGLAFKDRNNLSVFPLAPVEILWIIMITSGMPDMGLGFEIAAPDIMQRPPQNLKQGVFTPELMIDMVVYGLWMSALCLSSFVLVLYGFGNGAADIGNDCNSTYSEECKVIFRARSTTFACLTWFALFLAWEMVNMRRSFFRMQPKSKKYFTQWMHDVWRNPFLFWAIVAGFVTMFPIIYIPGLNTVVFKHAPISWEWGIVFVEAVLFFMGIEAWKWAKRIYFRRQARKSTGGVSDLETRIFGKYYNMAGDSRDEESGGEKSSK is encoded by the exons ATGAGTCAGAACCCTACAGAAGAGACGCCTCATGTCTCGGGTCAGTCCAACACTCCCATGTCAGCACCTGCTCATGCTCTCACCTATGAGCAGGTTGCTAAGGAGTTGAACGCCAACCTTGAAGATGGTCtcacagaccaagaagccaagggcCGCCTCGAAACTGCTGGTCGCAACGAATTCGGCGAGCAAGAGGGCGTCCAACCTCTCAAAATCTTCATCGGTCAAATTGCCAATGCTCTCACTCTA gtcctcatcctcgccatGGCTGCCTCTTTTGGCATCCAGTCATGGATCGAGGGTGGTGTCGTTGCCGCTGTTATTATTCTCAATATCGTCGTCGGTTTCCTACAGGAATTCCAGGCCGCCAAGACTATGGACTCGCTTCGTTCTCTCAGCTCCccaacagcttcagctgTTCGAAACGGTAACAATCAGACCATTCCCACGGCCGAGATTGTCCCTGGTGACATGGTCGAGCTCAAGACTGGTGACACTATCCCTGCCGATCTCCGCCTTGTTGAGGCCGTCAACTTCGAAACAAACGAAGCTCTGCTTACCGGAGAGTCCCTTCCTGTCCGCAAGGAGATCAACAAGGTCTTTGACAGCGACACTGGCCCCGGTGACCGCCTCAATGTTGCCTACAGCTCTTCCACTGTCACAAAGGGTCGAGCTCGCGGCATTGTCTTCGCCACCGGTATCTATACAGAAATTGGCCAGATTGCTGTTGCCCTTCGTGGCAAGTCTTCTAAGCGCCgacagcccaagaagaatgccGAAGGCAAGGTCAATGCCGGTCGTCACATTGAGGCGTGGACTTTGACCGGTTCTGATGCCGTCGGCCGCTTCCTTGGTGTCAATGTCGGAACTCCTCTGCAACGTAAGCTTTCCAAGCTTGCTCTCGTCCTTCTAGGAACTGCTATTGTTTGTGCCATTATCGTCATGGCTGCCAACGACTTCAAGTCTCAAAAGGAAGTCATCATCTATGCTGTGGCCACTGGTCTTTCTATGATCCCCGCCTCCCTGATTGTTGTCCTTACCATCACAATGGCAGCTGGTACCAAGCGAATGGTTCAGCGAAACGTTATCGTCCGTAACCTCAAGAGTTTAGAAGCTCTTGGTGCCGTTACTA ACATTTGCTCCGACAAGACTGGCACCCTTACTCAAGGTACCATGATTGTCAAAAAGGCCTGGATTCCTGGCCGAGGCACATACTCTGTCGGACAGACCAGCGAACCTTTCAACCCCACTGTTGGCACAATCAGCCTTGCTGAGGATCAGCCCAAGAACATCGACTTCCGCGACGAGAAAGCCGAGGGCAACTCCATTGACGCTTCTGCCCAGACTTCCCAGGACCCCGGCTTGATGGAATACCTCAACGTTGCATcccttgccaaccttgcTACTGTCCACCAGATCGAGGGTAAGTGGCATGCTCGTGGAGATCCCACTGAGATCGCCATGCAGGTTTTTGCTTCTCGTTTCAACTGGAACCGCATGCGCCTGTCTGGCGGCGAAAATCCTCGCTGGCACGAAGTCGCCGAGTTTCCCTTTGACTCAGACGTCAAGAAGATGTCGGTTATCTTTATGGACAGCGAGTCTCAGAAGCAATGGGTTTTCACAAAGGGTGCCGTCGAGCGTGTTTTGACATCTTGCCCAACCTACGCTGCGGGCAATGAGATTCTCGAGCTTACCGATGctatcaaggatgatgtaATTGCAAACATGGAATCTCTTGCTCGTCTTGGCCTCCGtgttcttgcccttgccagCCGAACCGACATCCCTCACGTCGAGGACAATGAAGCTGAACTCGACCGAGGAGTCTTCGAGAAGGACCTTGTGTTCCGTGGGCTTATCGGCCTGTACGACCCTCCCCGCCCTGAGTCTGCTCCTTCGGTTCAAAAGTGCCATGAGGCCGGCGTCAACGTTCATATGCTTACTGGTGATCACCCCGAGACTGCTCGCGCTATCGCTTTGGAAGTCGGTATTCTGCCAAGCCGTATCAATGAGATCCCAAAGGATGTCGCCAAGGTCATGGTTATGACTGCTTCTGAGTTTGACAAGTTATCCGATGAAGAGATTGATGCCCTCCCTCTCTTACCTCTCGTTGTTGCTCGTTGCGCCCCCCAGACCAAGGTCCGTATGATTGAAGCGCTCCACCGTCGTAAGGCTTTCGTCGCCAtgactggtgatggtgtcaacgaCTCGCCCAGTCTGAAGCGTTCAGACGTAGGCATTGCTATGGGCCAGGCCGGATCTGATGTTGCCAAGGAAGCTTCAGACATCGTCCTAACCGACGACAACTTTGCCTCTATTCTTAAcgctgttgaagaaggtcgacGTATGTTTGACAACATCCAAAAATTCATTCTCCACGTTTTGGCCGAGAACATTGCCCAAGCCTGTACCCTCCTCATCGGTCTTGCTTTCAAGGACCGCAACAACCTGTCTGTGTTCCCTTTGGCCCCCGTTGAGATTCTCTGGATCATTATGATTACCTCTGGTATGCCTGATATGGGTCTCGGCTTTGAGATTGCTGCACCAGACATCATGCAGCGTCCTCCTCAAAAC TTGAAACAAGGTGTCTTTACTCCCGAGTTGATGATCGACATGGTTGTCTACGGTCTTTGGATGTCTGCTCTCTGTCTCAGCTCTTTCGTCCTTGTCCTCTACGGTTTCGGCAACGGTGCCGCCGACATTGGAAACGATTGCAACAGTACCTACAGCGAAGAGTGCAAGGTTATTTTCCGTGCTCGTTCCACTACTTTTGCCTGCTTGACATGGTTCGCCCTGTTCCTTGCTTGGGAGATGGTCAATATGCGACGATCCTTCTTCCGAATGCAACCAAAGAGCAAGAAGTACTTCACCCAGTGGATGCACGATGTTTGGAGGAACCCCTTCCTTTTCTGGGCTATTGTTGCTGGTTTCGTTACCATGTTTCCCATTATCTACATTCCTGGACTCAACACCGTAGTCTTTAAGCATGCCCCCATCTCATGGGAATGGggtattgtctttgttgaggctgtttTGTTCTTTATGGGTATTGAAGCCTGGAAGTGGGCCAAGCGTATCTACTTCCGCCGTCAAGCCCGCAAGTCAACAGGTGGTGTTAGCGACTTGGAGACGCGCATATTTGGAAAGTACTATAACATGGCTGGTGACAGCCGTGATGAGGAGAGCGGCGGAGAGAAGTCGTCCAAGTAA
- a CDS encoding AP-1 complex subunit mu, with amino-acid sequence MASALFFLDLKGKTLLARNYRGDIPMSAVEKFPVLLSEAEEDSSAVPPCFSHEGINYLYIRHNNLYLLALTKRNTNAAEILLFLHKVVEVFTEYFKALEEESIRDNFVIIYELLDEMMDFGYPQTTESKILQEYITQESHKLEIQARPPIAVTNAVSWRSEGIRYRKNEVFLDVVESLNLLVSANGNVLRSEILGAIKMKCYLSGMPELRLGLNDKVMFETTGRATRGKAIEMEDVKFHQCVRLSRFENDRTISFIPPDGEFELMSYRLNTQVKPLIWVECVVESHSGSRIEYMLKARAQFKRRSTANNVEIVVPVPDDADSPRFRTNIGSVHYAPEQSAIVWKIKQFGGGKEFLMRAELGLPSVRGDDEQGKGAKRPIQVKFEIPYFTTSGIQVRYLKITEPKLQYPSLPWVRYITQSGDIAVRLPDAV; translated from the exons ATGGCTTCCGCACTATTCTTCCTAgacctcaagggcaag ACCCTTCTCGCTCGAAACTATCGTGGTGACATCCCCATGTCAGCTGTCGAAAAGTTCCCTGTACTCCTTTCAGAAGCTGAGGAAGATTCATCTGCTGTTCCACCATGCTTCTCCCACGAAGGCATCAAC TACCTCTACATCCGTCACAACAACCTTTACCTTCTCGCCCTTACGAAACGAAATACCAATGCCGCCGAAATCCTATTGTTCCTCCacaaggtcgtcgaggtcTTTACCGAATATTTCAAGGCGCTAGAAGAAGAGTCCATTCGCGACAACTTTGTCATCATCTACGAACTTCTcgacgagatgatggacTTTGGCTACCCTCAAACAACAGAATCCAAGATCCTTCAAGAGTACATCACCCAGGAATCCCACAAGCTCGAGATCCAGGCCCGACCACCCATTGCCGTCACAAATGCCGTCTCGTGGCGATCAGAGGGTATTCGCTACCGCAAGAACGAGGTCTtccttgatgtcgtcgagtCCCTTAACCTGTTGGTTTCCGCAAACGGCAACGTCCTCCGTTCAGAGATTCTTGGCGCCATTAAGATGAAGTGCTACCTCAGTGGTATGCCCGAGTTACGCCTGGGCCTTAATGATAAGGTCATGTTTGAGACAACTGGACGTGCTACCCGAGGTAAGGCTATCGAAATGGAGGATGTCAAATTTCACCAATGTGTACGACTATCACGTTTCGAAAACGACCGCACCATCTCTTTCATCCCCCCTGATGGCGAATTCGAGCTCATGTCCTACCGTCTGAACACTCAAGTCAAGCCATTAATTTGGGTCGAGTGTGTTGTTGAGTCTCACTCAGGATCCCGTATCGAATACATGCTCAAGGCGCGCGCTCAGTTCAAGCGTCGCAGTACCGCCAACAACGTCGAAATCGTGGTTCCCGTTCCTGACGATGCCGATAGCCCTCGTTTCCGCACAAACATTGGATCCGTTCACTATGCACCCGAACAAAGCGCCATTGTCTGGAAGATTAAGCAGTTTGGTGGTGGCAAAGAGTTCCTCATGCGCGCTGAGCTGGGCCTGCCAAGTGTGAggggtgatgatgaacaag GCAAGGGTGCTAAGCGACCTATCCAGGTCAAGTTCGAGATCCCCTACTTTACTACAAGCGGTATTCAGGTTCGGTATCTGAAGATTACCGAGCCAAAG TTGCAATACCCTTCACTCCCATGGGTGCGATACATCACTCAATCTGGAGATATCGCCGTACGACTTCCCGACGCAGTCTGA